In one Microbulbifer pacificus genomic region, the following are encoded:
- the gspG gene encoding type II secretion system major pseudopilin GspG: MRNMRKNGGFTLIEIMVVIVILGVLGALVVPNIMGRTGEARVKAATVDLRAISTALDMYRMDNFVYPSSDQGLEALVTKPSGFPEAKNWNEPYLKKAPKDPWGNEYQYISPGSSGPYDLFSLGADGKPGGEGEAADLVASEL, translated from the coding sequence ATGAGAAACATGCGTAAAAATGGGGGCTTCACCCTGATCGAAATCATGGTGGTAATCGTGATTCTGGGTGTGCTGGGTGCACTGGTGGTGCCAAATATCATGGGGCGTACCGGTGAGGCTCGGGTCAAGGCGGCGACCGTGGACCTGCGGGCGATCTCCACTGCGCTCGATATGTACCGCATGGACAACTTTGTCTACCCGAGTTCTGACCAGGGCCTGGAAGCGCTGGTGACCAAGCCGTCCGGGTTCCCGGAGGCCAAGAACTGGAATGAGCCCTACCTGAAGAAGGCGCCGAAGGACCCCTGGGGTAACGAGTACCAGTACATCAGCCCCGGCAGCAGCGGTCCCTATGACCTGTTCAGCCTGGGCGCCGATGGCAAGCCGGGTGGCGAAGGCGAGGCCGCCGATCTCGTTGCGTCTGAACTCTGA
- a CDS encoding hybrid sensor histidine kinase/response regulator, with product MPLFDHPELKVQKDRRVCRNTDTRIAKYSRRGLLFSLAAFAIAIAIGELRSIAPRLVLVLAIVLVLVTLVRGYYVFRFEHIYASGPKRWRHRYFLASTLGAIWWGVILFFHVFLLGFSPSTQFLWLYTVVFCASVASVFAPYYRFLTWFFATSLVPVALQGFMTGEILGAIYGALTLTFVWLMAHQARRESENYWDRVAAMQELQQKASKLAAARKNSDAAVEVTNEFLANVGQEFRSQLSDSLGALALLEGDRLSERQREWLRLAKYANNQQLKLVDNVGMFTRVARKDIHLRRAPFNLVRTLEKAFKVAARAAQRQRLEFNFQISEDLPVMVTGDNRKTAQLIRNLVDSATVIAQSGELWGEVVFEQVGGGEGQLTIKLSDNGCGEILPDESELFGAFSRRDTTQVTTGLSLNIAKGLAEAMGGFLQLHSSDDGNRYLAVIKFEIEPNQRIYLQPDRRLQDVDVLLLHQKGLFVTGIAQMLQSFGMEVTSKHWADGSTEPTDELLQAIARGQLVILAPAMGDSRLLSGVTQVINSASRNSPAKFPLLCLGSLGHKKHFAPLAASEPEAQYLPRPLTRKEFHDALVVRLFGGLKKSSRRVVCTSAEVNRKRKLLLIEESRQHQGVTEEMLQALGYQLEVVPSVDAALSLLPDHSYDLLLVDCQQNTTHSAEIIERLRHWENEFSPDDRLPIIALTSTTEEQFEGRCLAAGMDDFLTKPLSKDSLAETLERWVGV from the coding sequence ATGCCTTTATTTGATCACCCCGAACTGAAGGTCCAGAAGGACCGCCGTGTTTGCCGCAATACCGACACCCGTATTGCCAAATACAGCCGTCGTGGGCTTCTGTTCAGTCTGGCCGCGTTTGCCATCGCAATTGCTATTGGCGAACTGCGCAGCATAGCGCCGCGGCTGGTGCTGGTACTGGCCATTGTGCTGGTGCTGGTAACCCTGGTGCGGGGTTATTACGTTTTTCGTTTTGAACATATTTACGCTTCCGGCCCGAAACGCTGGCGGCACCGCTATTTCCTCGCCTCAACCCTGGGTGCCATCTGGTGGGGTGTGATTCTATTTTTCCATGTGTTTCTTCTGGGCTTCTCGCCCTCCACCCAGTTCCTGTGGCTGTATACCGTAGTTTTCTGTGCCAGTGTGGCGTCGGTATTCGCACCTTATTACCGGTTTCTCACCTGGTTTTTCGCGACATCCCTGGTGCCGGTGGCGCTTCAGGGGTTTATGACCGGAGAGATCCTCGGTGCTATCTATGGAGCGCTGACGCTCACTTTTGTGTGGCTGATGGCGCATCAGGCGCGGCGCGAGTCGGAGAATTACTGGGATCGCGTGGCCGCCATGCAGGAGTTGCAGCAGAAGGCCAGTAAATTGGCCGCGGCGCGTAAGAATTCGGATGCGGCGGTGGAAGTCACCAATGAGTTCCTGGCCAATGTGGGGCAGGAGTTCCGCAGTCAGCTGTCCGATTCGCTCGGTGCGCTTGCGCTGCTTGAAGGTGATCGCCTTTCCGAACGCCAGCGGGAATGGTTGCGACTGGCGAAATACGCTAACAACCAGCAACTCAAGCTGGTGGATAACGTCGGCATGTTTACCCGGGTGGCGCGCAAGGATATTCATCTGCGCCGGGCGCCTTTCAATTTGGTGCGAACGCTGGAGAAAGCATTCAAGGTGGCTGCCCGTGCGGCCCAGCGCCAGCGCCTCGAGTTCAACTTTCAGATCAGTGAAGATCTGCCGGTCATGGTGACCGGTGATAACCGCAAAACCGCGCAGCTGATCCGCAACCTGGTGGACTCCGCCACCGTCATTGCCCAGAGTGGCGAACTGTGGGGCGAGGTTGTATTCGAGCAGGTCGGCGGCGGGGAAGGGCAGCTGACCATCAAGTTGAGTGACAACGGCTGTGGTGAAATCCTTCCGGATGAGTCCGAATTGTTCGGTGCTTTTTCCCGCCGGGATACCACCCAGGTAACCACCGGGCTGAGTTTGAATATCGCCAAGGGGCTGGCGGAAGCCATGGGTGGCTTTCTCCAGCTGCACTCCTCAGACGATGGCAACCGCTATCTCGCGGTGATCAAGTTCGAAATCGAACCGAATCAGCGCATCTACTTGCAGCCGGACCGCCGTCTGCAGGACGTCGACGTTCTGCTGCTGCACCAGAAGGGCCTGTTTGTTACCGGTATTGCCCAGATGCTGCAATCTTTCGGGATGGAGGTGACGAGCAAACACTGGGCGGATGGCAGTACCGAGCCTACCGATGAGCTGTTGCAGGCGATCGCGCGAGGGCAGTTGGTCATTCTGGCGCCGGCCATGGGGGATTCCCGTCTACTGAGCGGTGTGACCCAGGTAATCAACTCTGCGTCGCGCAATAGTCCTGCGAAGTTTCCCCTGTTGTGCCTTGGCAGTCTCGGGCACAAAAAACATTTTGCCCCGCTGGCGGCCTCCGAGCCGGAAGCCCAGTATCTGCCGCGCCCGTTGACGCGCAAGGAATTTCATGACGCACTTGTTGTGCGCCTGTTTGGTGGCCTCAAGAAGTCCAGCCGCCGTGTGGTCTGCACCAGCGCTGAGGTTAACCGCAAACGCAAACTGTTGCTGATCGAGGAGTCGCGGCAACACCAGGGGGTTACCGAAGAAATGCTCCAGGCACTGGGTTATCAGCTGGAAGTGGTACCGTCCGTAGATGCCGCCCTGAGCCTGCTGCCCGACCACAGTTACGACCTGTTGCTGGTGGATTGCCAACAGAACACTACCCACAGTGCTGAAATCATTGAGCGGCTGCGCCATTGGGAGAACGAATTCTCACCCGATGACCGCTTGCCGATCATTGCCCTGACCAGTACCACGGAAGAACAATTTGAAGGGCGGTGCCTGGCGGCGGGAATGGATGATTTCCTTACCAAGCCGCTGAGCAAGGACAGCCTTGCGGAAACGTTGGAGCGCTGGGTTGGGGTGTAA
- the gspF gene encoding type II secretion system inner membrane protein GspF, which translates to MGAFEYTALNSGGRKNRGTLEADSAKAARQQLRAKGLIPLEVTAASESSGGAASGSLISGSPGLGIKALALLTRQIATLLRAGIPLEETLGAIANQTRNQKVRRIVLAVRAKVLEGHSFAQALGSFPRAFPKLYRATVEAGEHSGHLDDVLERLGDYTENQQVFRQKVQLALIYPLVLVVICVLVVTGLMVYVVPDVIEAFTGTGQQLPLATRILVAISDFISAWGWMIPPAIVLLVVCWMLLLRQDGFRYRFHHRLLDMPVIGWLVRGGQSARYVGTLAILTGSSVPLVQAMGIASGVMSNDYLKERLQVAQKFVREGGSLRRALEDVQYFPPMMTYMIASGESSGTLDQMLVRAAENQERDLQGAVTAFVSLFEPIMLLVMAGIVLFIVMAIMMPIMSMNQLVV; encoded by the coding sequence ATGGGTGCATTCGAGTACACCGCCCTCAACAGCGGCGGGCGCAAGAATCGCGGCACGCTGGAAGCGGACAGCGCCAAGGCTGCCCGTCAGCAGTTGCGGGCGAAAGGGCTGATTCCGCTGGAGGTCACCGCGGCCTCAGAGTCCTCTGGCGGTGCCGCCTCCGGCAGCCTGATCTCCGGCAGTCCCGGGTTGGGGATCAAGGCGCTCGCACTGCTGACGCGACAGATTGCCACGCTGCTGCGCGCCGGTATTCCCCTCGAAGAAACCCTCGGCGCAATCGCCAATCAGACCCGCAATCAGAAGGTGCGACGCATCGTACTTGCGGTGCGGGCCAAAGTGCTGGAGGGGCACAGTTTCGCACAGGCTCTGGGCAGCTTCCCTCGCGCATTTCCGAAACTTTACCGCGCTACCGTAGAAGCCGGAGAGCACTCCGGACACCTGGACGACGTGCTGGAGCGTCTCGGTGATTACACCGAAAACCAGCAGGTGTTCCGCCAGAAGGTACAGTTGGCGCTGATCTACCCTCTGGTGCTGGTGGTCATCTGTGTTCTGGTGGTTACCGGTTTGATGGTGTACGTGGTCCCGGATGTGATCGAGGCATTCACTGGTACCGGTCAGCAATTGCCGCTGGCCACCCGTATTCTCGTTGCCATCAGCGATTTCATTTCCGCCTGGGGTTGGATGATTCCGCCCGCAATTGTCCTGCTGGTGGTGTGCTGGATGCTGCTCTTGCGTCAGGATGGCTTCCGCTACCGCTTCCACCACCGGCTGCTGGACATGCCAGTGATCGGCTGGCTGGTGCGCGGTGGCCAGAGTGCGCGCTATGTGGGCACCCTGGCGATCCTGACCGGCAGCAGTGTGCCACTGGTGCAGGCCATGGGGATTGCCAGTGGTGTGATGAGCAACGATTACCTGAAGGAGCGCCTGCAGGTCGCGCAGAAGTTTGTGCGTGAGGGCGGTAGCCTGCGGCGGGCGTTGGAGGACGTGCAGTACTTCCCGCCGATGATGACCTACATGATCGCCAGCGGTGAGTCCTCCGGTACCCTCGACCAGATGCTCGTGCGGGCGGCGGAGAACCAGGAACGGGACCTGCAGGGGGCGGTGACGGCTTTTGTCAGCCTGTTCGAGCCCATCATGCTGCTGGTGATGGCGGGAATCGTACTGTTTATCGTGATGGCCATCATGATGCCGATCATGAGCATGAATCAGCTGGTGGTCTGA
- the gspL gene encoding type II secretion system protein GspL yields the protein MSQELKLLRLWEPGAGAHSGEQILPAGSVLLQRWQSDGWHTVAIDDEFQRAFAADTSASVPAGANDADAAGAVREAELPDSSALVFEPGERAVLILPGSWVWSGLEVVPRAARRQSSALGYMVEDQLAEDVEDLHFVCEPVAGDLCSLMAASNDKLAALKQQIERLGWPVVAAIPEYHLLAAGAGSAIWLERDKAHFWQAEGRGLTVNRPLAGVIAESLFAEEGESETTGAGDTGVKLRLCGDVNELELATFQQLGEVAVAEGAPEEAWLQAQGASIPGNLLTGEYQISLKTDAGPWWKTPAIAVAACFVLQLLFFVGAGTFYRIQADRADDAARTLFSEIFPGDSPGADLRRQVTGYLNQAAGGGGEFASQLQQLSAVWSTANAGDLKLQSLRFDGNRGELVLQLRAANLGQLDDVVGKLNDGSQFRAELLAANELENGVSGRIRLR from the coding sequence TTGAGTCAGGAACTGAAATTATTGCGTCTGTGGGAGCCGGGGGCCGGTGCGCATTCCGGCGAGCAGATACTGCCGGCCGGTAGTGTGCTCCTGCAGCGTTGGCAGTCTGACGGTTGGCATACAGTCGCCATCGACGACGAATTCCAGAGGGCCTTCGCGGCGGATACCTCAGCGTCCGTGCCGGCGGGCGCCAACGATGCCGATGCCGCGGGAGCGGTGAGAGAGGCGGAGTTGCCGGATTCCAGCGCACTCGTTTTCGAGCCCGGTGAGCGGGCGGTGCTCATTCTGCCCGGGAGCTGGGTGTGGAGTGGTCTCGAAGTTGTGCCGCGTGCGGCGCGGCGCCAGAGCAGTGCCCTCGGCTATATGGTGGAAGACCAGCTGGCCGAAGACGTTGAAGATCTGCATTTTGTCTGCGAGCCGGTCGCGGGCGACCTCTGTAGCCTGATGGCGGCTTCCAACGACAAACTGGCCGCGCTCAAACAGCAGATCGAGCGCCTTGGGTGGCCGGTGGTTGCCGCTATCCCCGAATACCATTTGCTGGCTGCCGGTGCGGGTTCTGCCATCTGGCTGGAGCGCGACAAAGCGCATTTCTGGCAGGCGGAAGGACGTGGCCTGACCGTCAATCGTCCGCTTGCGGGCGTCATTGCGGAGAGCCTCTTTGCGGAGGAAGGTGAAAGCGAAACCACTGGTGCTGGGGATACCGGCGTCAAGCTGCGCCTGTGCGGGGATGTGAACGAGCTGGAACTCGCGACGTTTCAGCAGTTGGGTGAAGTTGCCGTGGCCGAGGGGGCGCCTGAGGAAGCCTGGTTGCAAGCGCAGGGAGCCAGTATTCCGGGTAATCTGCTGACTGGCGAATATCAGATTTCCCTCAAGACGGATGCCGGTCCATGGTGGAAAACACCCGCAATTGCGGTTGCGGCCTGTTTTGTGTTGCAGCTGCTGTTCTTTGTCGGTGCGGGTACCTTCTACAGAATTCAGGCGGACCGGGCGGACGACGCCGCGCGGACGCTGTTCAGTGAGATTTTCCCCGGCGATTCTCCCGGTGCGGATTTGCGCCGTCAGGTGACCGGTTACCTGAATCAGGCGGCCGGTGGCGGTGGCGAATTCGCCAGTCAGTTGCAGCAGTTGAGTGCCGTCTGGAGCACGGCCAATGCCGGGGACCTGAAGTTGCAGTCCCTGCGCTTTGACGGTAACCGCGGAGAGCTGGTGCTACAGCTGCGCGCGGCCAATCTCGGGCAGCTCGATGATGTGGTTGGCAAACTCAATGACGGAAGCCAGTTCAGGGCCGAGCTTCTTGCCGCGAATGAGCTGGAAAATGGTGTTTCCGGTCGGATTCGACTGCGCTGA
- the gspM gene encoding type II secretion system protein GspM produces the protein MKQTIEQWRRKWVALPANDQRALGLLGLFLGALFIVFGLFKPAQSYFDNARTEAEQSRELLAWIEKQRPQLERIQRSSGGNSQAQGTLLQRVTAAASNHKVTIKRFEPEGDGRIRLWIDEARYQDLQPWLNTLLQQRFIIRSVSVDALAEEGMVSARLTLER, from the coding sequence ATGAAACAGACCATTGAGCAGTGGCGTCGCAAATGGGTGGCCCTACCGGCCAACGACCAGCGCGCACTGGGATTGCTGGGGTTATTCCTCGGCGCATTATTTATTGTGTTTGGCCTGTTCAAGCCGGCGCAGTCGTATTTTGACAATGCCCGTACCGAGGCTGAGCAATCGCGGGAACTGCTGGCCTGGATAGAAAAGCAGCGCCCCCAACTGGAGCGTATCCAGCGCAGCAGTGGTGGGAATTCCCAAGCTCAGGGTACCCTGTTGCAGCGAGTGACGGCCGCGGCCAGCAACCACAAAGTCACCATCAAGCGGTTTGAGCCGGAAGGGGACGGCCGCATTCGTCTGTGGATTGACGAGGCCCGTTATCAGGATCTGCAGCCCTGGCTCAATACCCTGCTGCAACAGCGTTTCATTATCCGCTCGGTCAGCGTCGATGCGTTGGCGGAAGAGGGGATGGTGTCAGCCCGGTTGACTCTGGAGCGTTGA
- the gspJ gene encoding type II secretion system minor pseudopilin GspJ: MNAALLGRNRGFTLIEVMVVLVIVSIIGIGSYSLLESFFTTDRVLTARADEMRRLSMAMYRLDDDLRQLTVRPIKNAYSGYEPAFQGVANEFEFTRLGAANLTGEPRGNLLRLHYGIGYPEEESARSRDRDEDDDSALLLRSRWRILDRGPDSEPVAEPILDGILDLNVRYYDRDTQVWLAQWPPASSSATPGEADLRLPEAIEITLLTRKAGEMHRVFSLPEYTIETGGSSSSGGDNGGDSGESDGGGEGDDGGGSKDDGGGSGDRGDSENGRSSEDSP, from the coding sequence ATGAACGCGGCACTCCTCGGTCGCAACCGCGGCTTTACACTAATCGAAGTTATGGTGGTGCTGGTGATCGTATCGATCATTGGCATTGGCTCCTATTCGCTGCTTGAATCCTTCTTCACCACTGATCGGGTGCTGACCGCCCGCGCGGACGAAATGCGCCGTCTTTCCATGGCCATGTACCGGCTGGATGACGACCTGCGCCAATTAACCGTGCGTCCGATTAAAAACGCCTACAGCGGCTATGAACCCGCATTCCAGGGCGTCGCCAACGAATTCGAATTTACCCGCCTGGGGGCCGCCAATCTGACTGGTGAGCCCCGCGGCAACCTGTTGCGCCTGCATTACGGTATCGGTTACCCGGAAGAGGAGTCGGCGCGTAGTCGCGACCGCGACGAAGATGATGACTCTGCACTGCTCCTTCGTAGCCGCTGGCGCATTCTCGACCGCGGTCCGGACTCAGAGCCGGTCGCGGAGCCCATCCTGGACGGTATCCTCGATCTCAACGTGCGCTACTACGATCGCGATACCCAGGTCTGGCTGGCGCAGTGGCCGCCGGCGTCATCAAGCGCTACACCCGGTGAGGCGGACTTGCGGCTGCCCGAGGCCATCGAGATTACTCTGCTGACCCGCAAGGCGGGCGAGATGCACAGGGTATTTTCACTACCGGAATACACCATCGAGACGGGCGGCAGCTCAAGCTCGGGTGGCGATAATGGTGGTGATAGTGGTGAAAGCGATGGCGGCGGGGAGGGCGATGACGGCGGTGGTTCCAAAGACGACGGTGGCGGCTCAGGTGATCGCGGTGACTCTGAGAACGGCCGGAGTTCGGAGGACTCACCGTGA
- a CDS encoding type II secretion system protein, whose amino-acid sequence MCVTARDQQGFTLIELLVVIVIIASLAGMATLSLNNTDSRHWTGEVQRLGNLLNLVADRALIDKAHYGVVFEERSYQVVRYDSSTMKWQEIDFSATPNAANARRFTAHELPSNMRIEVLSQTELPGNTSKQSSFGGSRRGKGGGRDKDDKEELLPQFAALSSGEVLPVEIGFFLLRDGDIGRAAIISYSTLHGMELEWQADDY is encoded by the coding sequence ATGTGCGTTACAGCCCGCGACCAACAGGGTTTTACCCTGATCGAATTGCTGGTGGTGATTGTCATCATCGCCTCTCTCGCGGGTATGGCGACGCTCTCCCTGAACAATACCGATAGCCGACACTGGACCGGGGAGGTTCAGCGGCTGGGAAACCTCCTCAATCTGGTGGCAGACCGGGCGCTGATCGACAAGGCCCACTACGGCGTGGTGTTTGAAGAGCGCAGCTATCAGGTGGTGCGCTACGACTCCAGCACCATGAAATGGCAGGAGATCGACTTTTCGGCTACGCCAAATGCGGCCAATGCCCGCCGTTTTACCGCTCATGAGCTGCCGTCGAATATGCGCATAGAGGTGCTGTCGCAGACTGAGCTACCCGGTAATACCAGCAAGCAATCGAGTTTCGGCGGCAGCCGCCGTGGCAAGGGGGGCGGGCGCGATAAAGATGACAAAGAGGAGCTGCTGCCCCAGTTCGCGGCGCTTTCCAGTGGCGAAGTACTGCCAGTGGAAATCGGCTTCTTTCTGCTGAGAGATGGCGATATCGGTCGCGCTGCGATCATTTCCTACAGCACCCTTCACGGAATGGAGTTGGAGTGGCAGGCCGATGATTACTGA
- a CDS encoding DUF2788 domain-containing protein: MNFELFEEYSLVLGIGGLILFMMFIVWNLAKESKAGRFGTFILFTALGLGLLGFVVKTVLVEVMGLGQ; the protein is encoded by the coding sequence ATGAATTTTGAGCTGTTTGAAGAGTATTCCCTGGTGTTGGGAATTGGTGGCCTGATCCTGTTCATGATGTTTATCGTGTGGAATCTGGCCAAGGAGTCCAAAGCAGGCCGCTTTGGTACCTTTATTCTGTTTACGGCCCTCGGCCTTGGTTTGCTGGGCTTTGTTGTGAAAACCGTATTGGTTGAAGTCATGGGATTGGGCCAGTAG
- a CDS encoding acetyltransferase, with the protein MLLRDSGTKHLVDVADIVTLANPYELTVIGRYLWGEEVQDPEVFDKSQLEFLSGEALPRCWHDSRYRDREVRRIKCGTRIDDGDYYQGA; encoded by the coding sequence ATGCTGTTAAGAGATTCCGGGACCAAACACCTTGTCGACGTTGCCGATATCGTTACCCTTGCCAATCCCTATGAGCTGACTGTCATCGGGCGCTACCTCTGGGGTGAAGAAGTGCAGGACCCTGAGGTGTTCGACAAGTCACAGCTTGAGTTCCTGTCCGGTGAGGCGCTGCCGCGCTGTTGGCACGACAGTCGCTACCGGGACCGGGAGGTTCGCCGCATCAAGTGCGGGACCCGCATCGACGACGGTGACTACTACCAGGGCGCGTAG
- the gspI gene encoding type II secretion system minor pseudopilin GspI, with amino-acid sequence MITDVRFPRCQRGFTLVEVLVALVIFGVIAASVLKTMQDSVRQQTALEERLAANWVAQQALAEIRLRTDWPPLGKKTEKMILSEREWQVSAEVKSTSEPRMRHIVVQVGWPDKPPILTIDSWVAQPDPTAMDS; translated from the coding sequence ATGATTACTGACGTCCGTTTTCCCCGGTGCCAGCGCGGTTTCACTCTGGTTGAGGTTCTTGTCGCTCTGGTGATTTTCGGGGTGATTGCCGCGAGCGTTCTGAAGACCATGCAGGACAGTGTTCGGCAGCAGACGGCGCTGGAGGAACGTCTCGCCGCCAACTGGGTAGCGCAACAGGCCCTGGCGGAAATTCGCTTGCGCACTGACTGGCCACCGCTTGGGAAAAAGACGGAAAAAATGATCCTGTCCGAGCGAGAGTGGCAGGTCAGCGCCGAAGTGAAGAGCACCAGTGAACCGCGCATGCGTCATATTGTTGTGCAGGTCGGGTGGCCGGACAAACCGCCGATTCTCACTATCGACTCCTGGGTAGCGCAACCCGACCCCACGGCGATGGATTCATGA
- the gspE gene encoding type II secretion system ATPase GspE: MAVLAVKRLPYAFAKRHQVLLAEVEGTPVLQYVAPLNPGVLAEVQRLCELPLGIAAVDQESFQQSLQRQYENREGGNLSDVESLGDDLDLAAVADSLPETEDLLEQEDDAPIVKLINAIFAESLKQGASDIHIETFEKRLVVRFRVDGVLREVLQPRRALAPLLVSRIKVMAKLDIAEKRVPQDGRISLLMGGREVDVRVSTMPSSAGERVVMRLLDKQAGKMDMRNLGMAERDLKVMMDLLGRPHGILLVTGPTGSGKTTTLYAGLASINNREKNILTVEDPVEYNLEGVGQTQVNTKADMTFARGLRAILRQDPDVVMVGEIRDLETMQIAIQASLTGHLVLSTLHTNTALGAVTRLVDMGIEPFLLSSSIIGVLAQRLVRVLCPDCRQPHAADAFECRMLGLEEGADATIHRPGGCEKCNHTGYLGRVGIYELVPVNEKLRQMIHDRASESALVQEARKLGPSIRDDGMAKVLAGITSLEEVLRVTQES; this comes from the coding sequence ATGGCGGTGCTCGCGGTGAAACGTCTGCCCTATGCCTTTGCCAAGCGTCATCAGGTGCTGTTGGCAGAGGTTGAGGGAACACCGGTGTTGCAGTATGTGGCACCTCTCAATCCCGGTGTGCTGGCGGAAGTGCAGCGGCTTTGCGAACTGCCGCTGGGGATTGCCGCGGTGGATCAGGAGAGTTTCCAGCAGTCTCTGCAGCGCCAGTATGAAAACCGCGAGGGTGGCAATCTTTCCGATGTGGAAAGCCTGGGCGACGATCTCGATCTCGCCGCCGTGGCGGACTCTCTGCCTGAAACCGAAGACCTTCTGGAGCAGGAAGACGACGCCCCCATCGTCAAGCTGATCAACGCCATTTTTGCCGAATCTCTGAAACAGGGGGCTTCGGATATCCATATCGAAACCTTTGAAAAGCGCCTTGTGGTGCGCTTCCGCGTTGACGGTGTTCTGCGCGAAGTCCTGCAGCCCCGCCGCGCCCTGGCACCGCTGCTGGTGTCCCGGATCAAGGTGATGGCGAAACTGGATATCGCGGAAAAGCGCGTACCCCAGGACGGACGGATTTCCCTGTTGATGGGGGGGCGTGAAGTGGATGTGCGGGTTTCCACCATGCCGTCTTCCGCCGGCGAGCGGGTGGTTATGCGTCTGCTGGACAAGCAGGCGGGCAAGATGGACATGCGCAATCTGGGTATGGCCGAGCGCGACCTCAAGGTGATGATGGATCTGCTGGGTCGCCCCCACGGTATTCTGCTGGTCACCGGTCCCACCGGCTCCGGTAAGACCACCACGCTTTACGCGGGCCTCGCCAGCATCAACAACCGCGAGAAGAATATCCTCACGGTGGAAGACCCGGTGGAGTACAACCTGGAAGGCGTCGGCCAGACTCAGGTGAACACCAAGGCGGATATGACCTTTGCCCGGGGGCTGCGTGCGATCCTGCGTCAGGACCCGGATGTGGTGATGGTGGGGGAAATCCGCGACCTCGAAACCATGCAAATCGCCATTCAGGCGAGTTTGACCGGTCACCTTGTGCTTTCCACCCTGCACACCAATACCGCACTGGGTGCAGTGACCCGTCTGGTGGATATGGGTATCGAACCCTTCCTGCTGTCGTCCAGTATCATCGGGGTGTTGGCGCAGCGACTGGTGCGGGTGCTCTGCCCGGATTGCCGCCAGCCCCACGCAGCGGATGCATTTGAGTGCCGTATGCTCGGGTTGGAAGAGGGGGCCGATGCCACCATCCACCGGCCCGGTGGCTGTGAGAAATGTAACCACACCGGATATCTTGGACGCGTCGGTATCTATGAGCTGGTGCCGGTGAATGAGAAGCTGCGCCAGATGATCCACGACCGCGCGTCGGAGAGCGCACTGGTTCAGGAGGCCCGCAAACTGGGGCCGAGTATTCGCGACGACGGTATGGCCAAAGTGTTGGCTGGAATCACTTCACTGGAAGAAGTACTACGGGTAACCCAGGAGTCCTGA
- the gspK gene encoding type II secretion system minor pseudopilin GspK: MIRVGLRQQRGVALITVLLVMVIAIAAVTHAVMRNRLAISRTSAILANTQLAEFVQGAEAWAIIALEKDFEEDRNAGNASDNLLEAWAQRLAEFNPSNGKIRIQIKDLQSCFNVNNLTLSRAGGGANENSEILKRLVRNLGARQESALAIEDWVDPGDTPLASDTEDTGYLGLEFAHRTPDTMITDVSELSAVQGMESEEWRLIEPQLCALPEAGTKINVNTASQALLEAVFPSGNIAGLITQRESGTPFMQMADLSGFGITGGGDVDFNSAYYVAHIAVQLGLEHRQYWESILKLDTRTGRVKVIQRQRREFSGQFLQELLGD; the protein is encoded by the coding sequence GTGATCCGCGTCGGTCTCAGACAGCAGCGCGGTGTGGCGTTGATCACGGTACTCCTGGTGATGGTTATCGCCATCGCCGCTGTTACCCACGCGGTCATGCGTAATCGCCTGGCTATTTCCCGTACCAGTGCGATTCTCGCGAATACCCAGCTGGCCGAATTCGTTCAGGGCGCCGAGGCTTGGGCCATCATCGCGCTGGAAAAGGACTTCGAAGAAGACCGAAACGCGGGTAATGCCAGTGACAACCTGCTGGAAGCCTGGGCTCAACGGCTGGCGGAATTTAATCCGAGCAACGGAAAAATACGCATACAAATCAAAGATTTGCAGTCTTGTTTTAATGTAAATAATTTAACGTTGAGTCGAGCCGGTGGCGGCGCGAATGAAAACAGCGAAATCCTCAAGCGGCTGGTGCGCAATCTCGGTGCCCGCCAGGAGAGTGCGCTCGCCATCGAGGATTGGGTCGATCCAGGGGATACCCCTCTGGCTTCGGATACCGAAGATACCGGTTATCTCGGTTTGGAGTTCGCCCATCGCACCCCCGATACCATGATTACCGACGTATCGGAACTGAGCGCCGTGCAGGGTATGGAGTCGGAGGAGTGGCGACTGATCGAACCGCAGTTGTGTGCGCTGCCGGAAGCGGGCACCAAGATCAACGTCAATACTGCCTCACAGGCATTACTGGAAGCCGTGTTCCCGAGCGGTAATATCGCCGGTTTGATCACGCAGCGGGAGAGCGGTACGCCTTTCATGCAGATGGCGGATCTGTCCGGTTTTGGGATTACCGGCGGCGGGGACGTGGATTTCAACAGCGCGTATTATGTCGCGCATATCGCTGTACAGCTGGGGCTGGAGCACCGCCAGTATTGGGAATCCATTCTGAAACTGGACACCAGAACCGGTCGAGTAAAAGTAATACAACGTCAGCGGCGGGAATTTTCCGGGCAGTTTTTGCAGGAATTACTGGGGGATTAA